The genomic region CCGCGGACGGCGAGCTCGCCGCGCCCCACCGCCTCGCGGAGCCGGCGGGCCTCGGCGCCGAGGAAGCGGAGCGGCCGGGTGATGGTGCGGGCGAGGGTGAAGCCGGCGGCGAGGGCGGCGAGGACCGCCAGCAGGGACACGCCGAGGATGGTGAGGAGCTGGGCGCGCCGCTCGCGCAGCGCCGCCTCGCGCTGCTGCGCCACGAGGGCGTCGATGTCGTCCACGTAGTTGCCGGTGCCGACCACCCAGCCGAAGGGGGCGAAGCCGAGGGTGTAGGCGCGCTTGGGCGCGGCGGCGCCGCCGCCCTTGCGCGGGAAGGCGTAGTCGGTGAAGCCGCCGCCGGCGCGGCCGTTCCGGAGGAACTCGCGGACCATCGCGTAGCCGTTGGCGTCGGTCTTGTCGAGGCGCCCCTTCCCCTCGTCCGGCCGGCCCAGGAGCACCACGTTCACGCCGTCGTAGGTGTCGGCCCAGAAGTAGCCTTCCTTGTCGTAGCGGAGCCCGCGCAGGAGGTCCGCCCCGAGGGCGCGGGCCTGGGGCTCGGTGAGCTCGCCGCGCCCGGCGCGGTCGGAGATCGCCTGCAGCATGGAGACGGCGCTCTCCACCTGGAGCCGCGCGTTCCGGTCGAAGTTGGCGCGGAGGGTCCGCTCGTACTCGTCGATGCGGCGGTCCGACGCCTGGGCGCCGAAGCGGGCCATGCAGAGGCCGAGGGCCAGGGCGACCACGGCGCCGGTCCCGGCCGCGAGGGCGACCACCTTGGAAGAGATCTTCATGGCGAAGCTCCTGTCGCCCATGGGGAGGGCGCGCGAGCCGCGTCATGTGCAGCCGGCGGGCCAGCGGAAGAGCCGGTAAACGGACGATCTCGATCCGGGTGAACCTGGCGGAACGGGTGAGCCGGGACCCCGCCCCGTGACCCGCTCGAGCGGGGCACGGAGCGCTCGCCTGCCCGCTTCCTCCGGCTAGTCCGCCGTCGCCCCGCGCGCCTCCGCCTCCTGGTGCCGGAGCTGCTCCTCCATCACCAGCTGGGCGATCGACTTCTTGAGCTCGTTGAACTCGGGGCTCGCCGGGTCGCGGGGCCGCGGCAGCGCGATCGGCACGATCTGCTTCACCGTGCCGGGCCGGTAGGTCATCACCACCACCCGGTCGGCGAGGTAGATCGACTCCTCGATGCCGTGGGTCACGAAGACCACCGTCTTGCGGAGCTCCGACCAGATCCGGAGCAGCTCGTCCTGCAGGTTGCGGCGGGTGAGGGCGTCGAGCGCGCCGAACGGCTCGTCCATCAGCAGCACCGGCGAGTCGATGGCGAGGGCGCGGGCGATGGCGACGCGCTGCCGCATGCCGCCGGACAGGTCCTTGGGGTAGCGGTCGCGGAAGTCCTGCAGGGACAGCTTGGCGAGCCAGGCGTCCACGGTGCGGCGGATCTCGGCCCGCGGCGCGCCCTTGAGCTCGAGCCCGAAGGCGACGTTCTTCTCCACCGTCATCCAGGGGAAGAGCGCGTACTCCTGGAACACCATGGCCCGGTCCGGCCCGGGCGCGGTCACCGGGCGCCCGCCGGCCTCGAGCGTCCCCGCGGTGGGGGCGGTGAAGCCGGCGATGGCGTTGAGCAGGGTGGACTTCCCGCAGCCGGACGGGCCGAGGAGGCAGACGAACTCGCCCGCTCCGACGGTGAGGTCGATGCCGGCGAGCGCGGTCACCTCGCGCCCCCCGGTGCGGAAGACCTGCCGGACGCCGCGGGCCGCGATCATCGGGGCGCCGCCGGTCATCGCCCCTGCTCCAGCCCGCGGTGCCAGCGCAGCAGCCGGCGGTTGAGGGCGTTCATGCCGAGGTCGATGCCGAGCCCGGCGAGGCCGATGGAGAACATGCCGGCGATGATCTTGTCCGACCAGAAGAACTCGCGCGCCTCCAGGATGCGGTAGCCGAGCCCGCTGTTCACCGCGATCATCTCGGCCACGATCACCACGATGAAGGCGACCCCGACCCCCACCCGCACGCCGGTGAGGATGTACGGGGTGGCGGCCGGCAGGATGACGCGCCGGAAGAGCACCTGCTGCCCGGCGCCGAGGTTGCGCGCCGCGCGGATGTAGATGGCGTCCACGCTCCGGACGCCGGCGATGGTGTTCATGAGCACCGGGAAGAACGCGCCGAGCGAGATGAGGAAGTAGGCCGGCGGGTCGCCGAGCCCGAACCAGAGGATCGAGAGCGGGATGAAGGCGATGGGCGGGATGGGGCGGAGGATCTGCACCAGCGGATCGAAGAGCTGGTAGACCCAGTCCTTCGCCCCCATGAGCAGCCCGAGCGGCAGCGCCAGGCCGCCCCCGATGACGAAGCCGACGAGCACGCGCTTGAGGCTCCCGACCGCGTCGCCGGGGAGCTCGCCCGAGAAGAGCCAGGCGAGCCGCGAGCGGCCGCCGGCCGGGTCCCAGGGCTCGAGCGGCAGCAGGTAGGCCACCCAGCGGCGCGCCACCTGCGAGGGCGGCGGCAGGATCTGGGGCGAGACGCGGCCGCTGCGCGCGAGCCACTCCCAGAAGAGCAGCACCGCGACCGGGATGAGGACCGCGCGCAGCAGCGGGACGAGGCGCGCGCGCATCGGCTACTTCACGCCCTGCTGCTTCTTCGCCTGCTCGAGCAGCTCGAGCTTCACCCAGGCCGACGCCGGGGGCGGGCTCTGCAGCTTGCCGACGCCGTACTTCTTCATGAGGTCGGTGGTGCGCTGCACGTGGTCGAGCGACAGGTCGTAGGTGAAGGCGGCGTTCTGCATCGCGTCCTTGTAGTCCTGCGAGCCGAGCTGCCCCTTGAAGAGGCTCTCGCGCACGTACTTCTCGGCGAGGGCGGGGTTGGCGAGGAAGGTGCGGGTCGCCTCGACGAAGCAGCTCATCACCCGCAGGGCGAGGTCGTGGTTGGCGTAGAGCTTCTCGGTCATGACCAGCACCCGCTCCGGCTCGCCGAGCGGCGTGTCGTAGGGCTTCACGATCTCGGTGCCGAACCCCTTGGCGATGGCCTGGGTGGACTGCGGCTCCGACTGCGACATGGCGTCGATCTGCTTCGCCATCAGCGCCTGGTTCAGGTCGGCGTACTGGAGGTAGACGACGAGGACGTCGGCCTTGCCCGGCTGGTCGGACCAGGTGAGCTGGTGCTTCGCGAGCTCGGCGAAGAGCAGGATCTCCTGCGCGCCGCCGCGCGGGACGCCCACCTTGCGCCCCTTGAGGTCCTCGATGCGCTTCAGGCCCAGGTCGGCGCGGCCGACGATGCGCGCCCCGCCCCTGGCGAAGCCGGCCACCGCGAAGATGGGGGCGCCCGCCGCGCGGCCGGCCACCGCGGCGTCGGCGGCGCTCGCGGCGAGGTCCACCTCGCCGGCGAGGATGCCCGGGATGATGTCCACGCCCTTCGGGAAGATCCGCTCGCGGACGTCGAGGTCGTACTTCTTGCCGATCTCCTTCATGTAGGAGACCGCGCCGTAGTGGGCGAACTTGAGGTTGCCGAGCCGGACCACGTCGGCGGCCGGCGTGGGCCGGGCGGCGAGGAGGGCGGCGGCGGCGAGGAGCGCGGCGAAGGGCTTCATGCGGTTCCCTCTCGTCGAGGGGGCCCGCCCCGGGGAGGGGGACGGGCCACCTCTGGTGGGAGAGGCCCGGCGCCGCCTACGGGTCCACCTCAGGCAAACGCGCCAGCGCCTCCCGGATCTTCTCCTCGGAGTATTCATGATCCTCGAGGTTTCCGGAGAGATAAGCGTCGTACGCCCCCATATCGAGCTGTCCGTGGCCGGACAACCCGACGAGGATCACGCGCTCCCGCCCCTCGTCCTTGGCCCGGAGCGCCTCGTCCACCGCGGCGCGGATGGCGTGGGACGACTCGGGCGCGGGCACGATGGCCTCGCTGCGGGCGAAGAGCAGGGCGGCCTCGAAGCAGGCGTTCTGGACGTAGGCGCGGGCCTCGATCTCGCCGGCCGCGAAGAGCTGCGAGACGAGCGGCGACGCGCCGTGGTAGCGCAGCCCGCCGGCGTGGATCCCGGGCGGCATGAAGTCGTGCCCGAGGGTGTACATCTTCGCGATGGGGGCCATCTTCGCGGTGTCGCCGTAGTCGAAGGCGTAGACGCCCTTCGTCAGGCTGGGGCAGCTCGCCGGCTCGGCGGCGAGGCAGCGCACCCGCTTCCCCGCGGCGCGGTCGGCCAGGAACGGGAAGGCGAGCCCGGCGAAGTTGGAGCCGCCGCCGTGGCAGGCGATGACCACGTCCGGGTAGTCGCCGGCGAGCTTCAGCTGCGCCTTCGCCTCCTGGCCGATGACCGTCTGGTGCAGGCAGACGTGGTTGAGGACGCTGCCGAGCGCGTAGTGGGTGTCGGAGTGGGTGGCGGCGTCCTCCACCGCCTCGGAGATGGCGATTCCGAGCGAGCCCAGGTTGCCCGGATCGCGCTGGAGGATGGCGCGCCCGGCGGCGGTCTCGGGGGAGGGGGAGGGGATGACCTTGGCGCCGAAGAGCTGCATGAGGCTCTTGCGGTAGGGCTTCTGCGAGAAGCTCACCTTCACCATGTAGATGGTGCACTCGAGCCCGAACATGCTGCAGGCCATGGCGAGGGAGCTGCCCCACTGCCCGGCGCCGGTCTCGGTCGCGAGCCGCTTGATCCCGGCTTGCCGGTTGTAGAAGGCCTGCGGCACGGCGCTGTTCGGCTTGTGCGAGCCGGCCGGCGAGACCCCCTCGTACTTGTAGTAGATGCGGGCCGGCGTCCCGAGCGCCTGCTCCAGCCGCCGCGCCCGGAAGAGCGGCGTGGGGCGCCAGAGCCGGTAGATCTCGCGCACCTCGCGCGGGATCTCGATGAACCGCTCGCGCGACACCTCCTGCTCGACGAGCGCGAGCGGGAAGAGCGGCAGGAGGTCGTCGGGGGTCACCGGCTTCAGCGTGCCCGGGTGGATCACCGGCGCGAGCGGGCCGGGCAGGTCGGGGATGACGTTGTACCAGTGGGTCGGGATCTGGCTCTCGGGCAGCAGGTACTTCGTCGTCTCCATTCCGCGCCTCCGCAGGGGGGAAGCGCACATTAGGTCAACCCTGGCCGCCTCCCGTCAAGCGCGCCGCCGGCGGGCCAGCAGCGCCACGCCCGCGAGGAGCCAGACCGGGCTCGCGCCCGGACGGCCCGGCAGCGTCGCGCAGCCCTGCGCGGCGGGGAGCGCGACCGTCGCGGGCGACTGCGTCGGCTCGGTGCCCGACGGGGCCGGCTCGGGCGTGGCGGTCGCGGTCGGGGCGGGGGTCGGCGTCGGCTCGGGCGTCGGCGCCGCGGTCGGGGCCGGCGTGGGGCTCGGCGCGGGCGTGGGCGTGGGGGTCGGCTCGGGCGTAGGAGTGGGAGTGGGCGTGGGGGTCGGAGTCGGCGCCGGCGCCGCGTTGGCCAGCGCGAAGGAGACGCCGCCCGAGATCCCCGCGCCCGAGGCGAAGGCGGTCACGTCGTAGCTGCCGGTGGCGGTGCCCGCGGTGGCGGTGGTGCGGGCGTCGCCGTTCGCGTCGGTCACCACCTCGCTCGCGCCCAGGCTGGCGGTCGGGTCGCCGGCGCGCACCCGGAAGCTCACGCGGGCGCCGGCCACCGGCGCGCCCGACGGATCCTGCACGTGCACCGAGAGGGGGGCGGGGAAGGCGGTGGACGGGCTCGCCTCCTGCCCGGAACCGCCGGTCACGGTGACCGAGAGCGGCTGCCAGAGGTAGACGCCGGGTAGGGCGGGCTCGAGGTTGGACGCCGCCGGATCCGGGGTGGCGTTGCGGGCCACGTCGGTCGTGTCGGCCCAGGCGATCTCGGCCTCCACCAGCGTCGGCGCGGTCCCGAAGGCGTCGTACGCCTCGTTCCCGGGCGCCGCGCCGTCGCTCCAGCCCGCCGCGGCGGGCACGGCCCCCGTCCACTGGAGCTGGCCGTAGCGGTACTCGACCGCCGCCGCGTCGCCGCCGGTGGCGTCGAGCGCGACGCGGTGCAGCCGGAGCTGGAAGGTGTTCCGGTCCGTGCCGTCGCTCCCGAACGCGGCCACCTGCCACCAGGTGAGCGTCACGACCGGATCGGCCGGGTCGGGGTCGGCCGCGACGTAGAGGTGGCCCCCGCGCCCGAGGTCCGCGTCGGCGTAGAACGCCGCCAGCATGGGGACCTTGGACAGCCCGAGGCCGCCCGGGACGCAGGCGTTCCCCCGGCGCCCGAAGGTGAGGAAGCCGTTGGTGGTGACCCACACGTCGCGGGGGTCGAGCCGGCGGCCGAAGAGCGCGACGCCGTCCGGGAAGACGGCGGAGAGGTCGACGCTCCAGGCGCCGTCGTCGAGGTCGCCGCCGTCGTCGGGCGGGCGGGCCGTGAGGTCGAGGGTCCCGACGTCGTCCGGACCGCCGAGGCCGGTCACCACCGCGTCGGCGCCGCCCTGGGCGGTGAGCGCCGCGGCGGCGCTCCCGAGGGGGCGCGGCGCGCTGGAGCGGCCCGAGCAGCCCGTCGTCAGGAGGGCCAGCGCCAGGAAGAACAGCAGCGCGGCGGTGACTCCACTCATCGTGATGCGCGTCGAAGGGGTCATTGGGGAGTCGCGGTGAGGGTCTCCCGCCCCAGTTGCATCGGCGGTGCCACGCCGGGGGGCGCCCGGGGAGCCGGGAACCCCTCGGGAAAGAACCGCCCGGCGGGGTCGGCACGGCCGGGCGCGGCGGCACCCTGGGTGACGGGCGACCGCGGCGGCGAACGGCGGTCAGCGCAGGTTGCGCCCGATGTGCCCGGCCGCCCAGTGGGCGATCCCGAACACCGTCTCCTGGGGGTTCACTCCCAGCGAGGAGGGGAAGATCGACGCGTCGGCC from Anaeromyxobacter paludicola harbors:
- a CDS encoding ABC transporter permease; translation: MRARLVPLLRAVLIPVAVLLFWEWLARSGRVSPQILPPPSQVARRWVAYLLPLEPWDPAGGRSRLAWLFSGELPGDAVGSLKRVLVGFVIGGGLALPLGLLMGAKDWVYQLFDPLVQILRPIPPIAFIPLSILWFGLGDPPAYFLISLGAFFPVLMNTIAGVRSVDAIYIRAARNLGAGQQVLFRRVILPAATPYILTGVRVGVGVAFIVVIVAEMIAVNSGLGYRILEAREFFWSDKIIAGMFSIGLAGLGIDLGMNALNRRLLRWHRGLEQGR
- a CDS encoding ABC transporter substrate-binding protein; the encoded protein is MKPFAALLAAAALLAARPTPAADVVRLGNLKFAHYGAVSYMKEIGKKYDLDVRERIFPKGVDIIPGILAGEVDLAASAADAAVAGRAAGAPIFAVAGFARGGARIVGRADLGLKRIEDLKGRKVGVPRGGAQEILLFAELAKHQLTWSDQPGKADVLVVYLQYADLNQALMAKQIDAMSQSEPQSTQAIAKGFGTEIVKPYDTPLGEPERVLVMTEKLYANHDLALRVMSCFVEATRTFLANPALAEKYVRESLFKGQLGSQDYKDAMQNAAFTYDLSLDHVQRTTDLMKKYGVGKLQSPPPASAWVKLELLEQAKKQQGVK
- a CDS encoding ABC transporter ATP-binding protein: MTGGAPMIAARGVRQVFRTGGREVTALAGIDLTVGAGEFVCLLGPSGCGKSTLLNAIAGFTAPTAGTLEAGGRPVTAPGPDRAMVFQEYALFPWMTVEKNVAFGLELKGAPRAEIRRTVDAWLAKLSLQDFRDRYPKDLSGGMRQRVAIARALAIDSPVLLMDEPFGALDALTRRNLQDELLRIWSELRKTVVFVTHGIEESIYLADRVVVMTYRPGTVKQIVPIALPRPRDPASPEFNELKKSIAQLVMEEQLRHQEAEARGATAD
- a CDS encoding Ig-like domain-containing protein, translated to MTPSTRITMSGVTAALLFFLALALLTTGCSGRSSAPRPLGSAAAALTAQGGADAVVTGLGGPDDVGTLDLTARPPDDGGDLDDGAWSVDLSAVFPDGVALFGRRLDPRDVWVTTNGFLTFGRRGNACVPGGLGLSKVPMLAAFYADADLGRGGHLYVAADPDPADPVVTLTWWQVAAFGSDGTDRNTFQLRLHRVALDATGGDAAAVEYRYGQLQWTGAVPAAAGWSDGAAPGNEAYDAFGTAPTLVEAEIAWADTTDVARNATPDPAASNLEPALPGVYLWQPLSVTVTGGSGQEASPSTAFPAPLSVHVQDPSGAPVAGARVSFRVRAGDPTASLGASEVVTDANGDARTTATAGTATGSYDVTAFASGAGISGGVSFALANAAPAPTPTPTPTPTPTPEPTPTPTPAPSPTPAPTAAPTPEPTPTPAPTATATPEPAPSGTEPTQSPATVALPAAQGCATLPGRPGASPVWLLAGVALLARRRRA
- a CDS encoding TrpB-like pyridoxal phosphate-dependent enzyme, encoding METTKYLLPESQIPTHWYNVIPDLPGPLAPVIHPGTLKPVTPDDLLPLFPLALVEQEVSRERFIEIPREVREIYRLWRPTPLFRARRLEQALGTPARIYYKYEGVSPAGSHKPNSAVPQAFYNRQAGIKRLATETGAGQWGSSLAMACSMFGLECTIYMVKVSFSQKPYRKSLMQLFGAKVIPSPSPETAAGRAILQRDPGNLGSLGIAISEAVEDAATHSDTHYALGSVLNHVCLHQTVIGQEAKAQLKLAGDYPDVVIACHGGGSNFAGLAFPFLADRAAGKRVRCLAAEPASCPSLTKGVYAFDYGDTAKMAPIAKMYTLGHDFMPPGIHAGGLRYHGASPLVSQLFAAGEIEARAYVQNACFEAALLFARSEAIVPAPESSHAIRAAVDEALRAKDEGRERVILVGLSGHGQLDMGAYDAYLSGNLEDHEYSEEKIREALARLPEVDP